GCGCGGTATGTGTGGCACGGGGGATGTGCTATCGCGTGGTGGTGATGTCGGGCTCAACTCGCGGCTGGTGCGATCGGCCGCGGGCTATGTCgtgtggtggtggtggtgtgTGCGATGTAATGAGTGGGATGCATGTAGCAATTGGGTGATTGCGATGTGGGAACTTTGGAGATGCTCCTGATTGATGTGCTGTTGATGCAGGCCAGAGAGATCCAAGATCGGCAGCGCCCGACCAGGGTCTCCGACGAGAGGCTAGAGGAGAGGAAGCGCGATCTTGCCATGCCAGCATCAATGTCCCATCACAACATACTGCTTCGTTACGCCGCGTCTTGATGATGATTGTTTGACAGTCGCTATTCTCCCATCGAAACATGACGACAATTGCTGGCGTTTGACCGATGGATTGCCGCGCCTGCAAACGCCGGCCCTCGCGTTCTCGTTCTCGCGCCTCACGTTCGACTTTCCGCTCGCAGCAACAGCAAGCAACGCACAGCTGGAATCCAGCAGCCAGCCCATCACATCCGCTCACCGCCGGTATAGCTCCACATAGCAAACATCACCAACATGAAGGGTAAGCGGTACTTCCTTTCCTGTGTCTCATCCCTCTAACACTTCTTCTGACATGCACTCTCGAAGCTGTCATACAACGTGTCAAGTCCGCCTCTGTGACGGTAGATGGCCAGCTCGTCTCTACCATAGGTAAAGGTCTACTAGTCTTTGCAGCCATTGGCAAAGACGACACAGCCAAAGAGGCCGAGTCTATGGCTTCCAAAGTCCTCAAGGTAAAGTTCTGGGACGGCGACGATGGAAAGAAGTGGAAACAGAATGTCCAAGACATTGACGGCGACGTCCTGTGTGGTGAGCCCTGACTGTCAGATCTAATCTTACCATCAAGGTCAGACCAGCTTATGTCGACTTCACCATCTAGTCTCGCAGTTCACACTTCTTGCATCTACCAAGAAAGGGAACAAGCCCGACTTCCACAAAGCAGCGCCGCCCGCCTTGGGCAAAGAACTATACGACACCTTCTTCAACCAAGTCCGCAAGCTCTACCGCGAGGACAGAGTCAAAGATGGCGtcttccaagccatgatGGATGTTGGACTCGTCAACGATGGACCGGTAGGTGATTCAGATCCCCAAGGAGACGACCCTGCAGCATTTCCACTCCCCCCGATTGCCCTGGACTACCGCTCGGAGGACGAAGTGGTACATAGCTCAACCCGGCGTGCTGTATGCAAAGCACCAGATATCGCTGACGCCATGCACAGGTCACAATCGAGATGGAAACAAATCCACCCGAGATGAGGAATCCCACCAACATGGAGCCACTGAAAGAGGGCCACACCACCAAGACCAATGTGCAGAAGACCTTCGAGCTCCCAGCCTCGTTACTCGAATGAACGACTCGTATCCTCGTTGCCGGACCAAAATATCACCACAAAGATGACGTTCGCAGCCGTGCAGGTGCTGCGGAGCTGAAAGCGATGCCATCCGCGGAGTGCACCGGCTTCTGCTCCGTTCAGTCGCAAGCGATCGGGGGCCGAGCTTTTCACGAGGCACGATCGCCGAGGCAGGCGTGAACGACTGTGGCAGTACGTCGCTCTGAAAGGTCACTATGCCGGCTGCGACAAGCTGCTTCGGAGTCGCCGTATCGACAACATGATCATGTCGGAAGCAAGTCAAGCCATAAGCCACCAAAGTCGACATGAGCCGGGAGAAGAAATCGGGGAGATGGTGGAAATAGTCAGCCACTATGATTCATCAAGACATTAGATTCGTTATGCTCGACATGCTACGCTACTATGCTGGTGACGCGCCGAGGGCGTCTCATACTCTATCGACTCTCATCGCCCAACTCCTACGCTGCCCGAACTTCATACGATGACTCTCCATGGCCGAATGTCTTACTGGTTGACGAAGACACCACGGTATCGGACGTTACCCTTGTTCAACTTGTCCATTACCTTGTTGATGTTCTCCTCGTCCATTGGGAACTTCTCAATAATGGGCTCAATCTTGTGGAGGGCGGCAAACTCCAGCATACGCTTGTGGATGTATCTGGATGCCACAACCGATCCCTGAACTGTAAGACCGTTCAGGAGCAGTTGCATGTATGGGATGGCGAAGTTGCCCTCGTCGATAGAGAGTGGGTGGATCGTTGCACCTGGGCCGAAAGCGTTGACGATCTTGTTCCAGTCTGGCTGTGCGGAGGTTGTGACCAACAGGCGGTTCAATGGTTTCGATGGCTTGATCTCCTCGACATCCTTGGTTGCGATGAATTCCTGAGCTCCCAGCTTGAAGGCCTCGTCCTTCTTCTTGTCGGATCCGGAGAGTACAACGACGTGGCAGCCCATCTTTGCAGCGAACTGAATTGCCAGGTGTCCCAATCCACCCACACCCATCACACCGACTACCTCAGTTGGCTGCACGTTGTATGCGTGAAGGGCGTTGAAGACGGTAGCACCACCGCACATCAATGGCGCAGCAGACTCATCGCTCAGTGAGTCTGGGATCGGGAACAGGAAGGCCTCCCTCCACACAGCGTGAGTCGCAAAACTACCCTGGTCGAGGTCCGCCATGCCGTACATCGCACGCTCAGGGCAGTACGTCTCATTGCCCTTCAAGCACTGTTCACAGTGTCCGCAGCTGCCAAGATTGTCAGCCACATTCAAATCCACATCCATGCCAAGGGGCTCGAGACTCACCTGTCGTGCTCGTATCCCCATCCGACGCGGTCACCCTTCTTCAAGTATGTGACACCTGGACCGGTTTCCTCAATGACACCGACACCCTCATGGCCGAGACCCATATCTGCCTCTCTGTAATGGAGGTCGGTACCGCATAGGCCGGAGGCTGTGACACGGAGGAGGACCTGGTCGCCCTTGAGCTCTGGCTTCTCGACCTGGCTCTTGACGACTTTGCCGCCCTTTTGGCCCTTGAAGACGGTGAAGGAAGGCATTGTAGTTGTTTCGAGTTGTGAGTTGTCTAGTTTGTGCGTTTTGAGAGGGTGTTTTGGTTGTGAGGTATGTGAGGAAAGTGGTTAACTTGAGAAGGATAGCATACAACCTACGTCCATATATACGACAAGAAGATCTCTAATCAACAAAAGTCACATAGCCGCCATGACGTGCATCACAGCTCAGAGCACGGAGTTTGGAGGGCGTCTTCTTTGTTCGCGGCCGAAACGTGTGGAACGTGCAGGGGCGCTCTCAAGATGGCAAGGTATAGTAAGCGCACTGCAGCTACTGTACAGCAGAACCAGGCACGATGCACCACTACAACCGGCAGTCTTCGCCCCAACGTCAACGGAATCATGCCCTTGTTCGCGAACGTTCGGAGCTTCGCATCAATGCTGATAGTTTCGAAGGCGTTTCAACAACTTTTCTCGCTGGCGATGAGGTCATGGTCCGAATTTTAAGCGATCAAAAAGCTCGCATGCTCGCCACAGTCTCGGACGTGGTTCCTGGAGATGGCTAGACGACACCGAAGAGATGATTTCGGATTCCAAACGAGAACATATCACGACTGGTACTCGGCAGGGTAGCTGCTGCAGTTGCTTACAGAGCAACATAGCGAGCAACAAAGATTGAACCGTGCCTGAATTGCTCTTCAAGGGAGGTCCGTTCGTAACACAAACCCTCCACATTACCCGTGCCCTCATGCAAGAGGAGTCAGCATACCTAAGCAGTTCCTACGCGTGAAGGAATCAGTGATCACTTCAGGCCAAAAGTAATCCATCAGTAACACCAAACTCGCACGAGGAGTATGAGTGATCGTTTCCAGAGGAAGAAACCTCAGAACACCGCATCCCATCGCTTGATTCAGCCAGCGCAGCGCAGCGCAGTCCGGTCAGCTCAGCTCAGCTCGTGCGGCTTGTCCATGACCGCCTTGCATATATACCCCTGCTCACCTGCAATATATCGCCATGCAGTAGCTGTGAATCGCAGCAGACGCTTCGAGGTTTAGACGGAATTGCCCTACGACCGACCGGTCAATGAGACGTCCACACCTCGTACGAGAACGCATACGAGGGCATATGAAGGCATGTGAGGGCGTGAGAGGGCATATGAAAGGCAAATAAGGGCAAGAAGGAATTGTATTCCGCACTCTCGAAGGAATGCTCAATCTTGTCAGGGATCGTGTTTGATTCATGCAGGATAGGTAGGTAGTGATAATAAGGTATACACATTTGGCTCGATGCGCGCTCGATGGCAGTAGTAGTTGTGGTTGTGGTTGTAGGGCTAGTAAGGTGTTCAGAATCAGATTCAAAAAAGAAACGCCCGCGTGACACTTCGCCATCCGGAAGGTGTCCAGTTAACATAAAAAAACTGGCCCAGCCAGTATAAAACCAGGCCGTAGCCGCTTTTTCGGCAACACATACGCCATCAAAAAGACACCGGCCATCCCATTCTCAATTGCAATTCCGGATCGACCGTTGTGTCCATGCAATGCACCTATTTACAAATCAAAATTCGTCAAGACCATCATCACTTCGCTGTATTGGATCGACCGGGAGCTGTCTCAGTCTTTATCGTCCCAGAAGGGCCATCTCGTGGATGGCGGTCGATAGTACATGTCCAAGACACTTGCCATCGAATCTGCCGTCGACAAGCGCTGAAACCCAGGACGCTGAGGCACTTCTCGAGGTTTCAGAAACCTTTGATTCGGTGGATGATCGGCCATTAGAATATTGGTATTCACCGTCTCCGTCGAATAATCGGTCGCGAAAGTAGGGAGGGGTGGTCGTCTAATCATATCCGGCTCCTCTTTGCCAAGGACTCGCATTCTGTTGCTGACGAAAACGATTTTGACTGCTCGTCATCGAGGCCGTTCTCTCGTAAGGTGGCAGATGTCGTTGACTGCCATTGTCTGATGGGAAAGCAGGCGCGCTGCTGTTGATAGGGCTTCGAGGTATGTTGCTGTTGTAGCCACCATAGCCCGTCTCAACCTTGGTTCTGTCGCTGCTGTTGCCAGACCAGCTGTCGTCGTCGTCTTCAATGCGTGCTCCTCCCTTGTTGAACTCGCCGTGCTTGCCCTCACCACGAGCAGTCGCACCTAACGCGTCCAGCTCGGTGGTGAGCTGCGACTGCGACTTGATGAAACTGCCACGGTCGTCGCGCATTGGCTGGTACCGAGTGTCGGGGTTCTTGGAGAACAATGCGAAGCATGATGCTACGCCGACGATGATAAGTAGGATGAGAGAAAAGGCAGCGTTATAGACGAAGAAGATGACACCCATCACACCAGTGACGATACCCTACATGTTTGTTAGCCAATCAAAGGAGATCGTCTTGACAGATGCAACTTACAGGTTGACCGAAGATATCGGAGAAGACCAATAGGAAGATTGCAGATAGGAAGTTGATAACACAGATCGCAATGTTGAAAGCGTTGGTCTTCTTGTCCATGTATGGTCGGAGCACACACACAGCAATCAGGAAGAGACACTCGATGATGACAAGGGCAATGGCTTGTGCAACTCCGCTGCCCTGAGCGAGAGCGATGAACATGCCCTTGACCAGGAGGTAGATCAGCACTGGACCGATGAAGTAGTACGCAGCGGCCTTGAACTGGACGTAGAGGAAACCCCACTTGTTGAGCGAGACTGGGTCGGAGTAAAGAATGTAAGCCGGGTTCTTGTGCATCGCGATGCTGCGGTTCGCCAGGCGGATGACCTTCAACACGGCCCAGCCCAGGATGGCGAGCATTGGGAAGATGGTGAAAACAGCCAGTACGACTTCAGCGCCAGAGTCGATTCGTGTGAATTCCCAGAAGCATAGCACGACCATCTGTGGGTAGCCAATGAGTACTATTCTGAAAAGGATGCCCTTGAGTACGGTGGTCCATCCGTTTCGGAAGTCCTGGAACTTGTCGCCCTTCATGCGGCCAGCCTTGGTGAGTCCTTCGCAGACAAATTTGAAGATGACTACGCCGAGGAGGACGAAGATGACGAAGATGACGAAGAAGATGTAACCCGTCAAGAAGATGTTGGTGCGCTCAATACCCGCACGGAAGCCGACACGCTCGATGCCTCTAACAACGACCTGTTGGGAACTGTCCGTGTTGGTAGAAGATCCAGCGTTGGAACGAGCTTGCAAGATGTGGTTGTTGATCTTGACGGCAGCGCGCTTCATCAAGTTGAAGGCCTGATCAGCGCTACCTGTAAGACCTCGCTTCTCGACCCTGACGGAGCTGGAAGACAAGCTAGTAAGGATGGTCGAGGGAGTTCCGCCAGTAGCACGCTGGTACCAAGTGGCGAGCTTCTGCAAGAAGCCGACGCGGATGATGCCCATGCTCCATTGGAAGTTCTGGGTCCAGGACGCGACAATAGGTGGAAGCGAAACAGCGCTCATGCCGATGAAGGCTTGCGATTGGAAGTATCCAAAGAGTGCCATGGCATTGGCAGCCACGTGTGCAGCAGTGTTCGAGTGTCCAAGGCCAGACGTGATGGCCGAGGCAACAAGCGCCAGGCCGGCAAGCACTGCAATTGTCCATGCCACACCCTTCTGATCCACAGTCTTTCCGTTGGAGAGCTCAGCTTCGACACAAGCGACTGACGTGCCGGAGTTGGTCTGGTTGAAGTACACCTGCACCTTGGCGTCCAAGTCTGGCACGGTGTATGCGATTCCTGGCACCCGCGTGATCGAGTCGGCAGGAATCTCTGCGTTACTGTTCAGGTTGATCTGGCCCTCATTCATGGGACACAGTCCCTGGAAGTCGTCCGAGTCGCAAGGGTCGATGGTGGTCTTATACAAAGACAGGCCGTACGCGAGCACGACAAGCTCAATCGTGACATTTCCGGTGATACTGCTGACTCCGTTGACATCGAATGCCAGTGTGCGGTTGTCGGGCGTGAAGATGACATCGAAAAGGGTGGCGGAGAAGTTGGAGTTCTCTTGACAGGGATTGAGCGATGTCGAAGTGAGCAGGCGCTCGGCGCAAGTGAGTGGCGAAAGCGCGACGAGAAGCGCCGGGATTAACGATGGTATTGACGGCCTCATGGTTGCGGTATGGCGTGTGCAAAGCGGTGGGTGCGGTGgtggaggaggaggaggaggtgTGGCGAGTCGGTATGCGGTATGTGTGTGGTCGTTTCGAGGTTGCGGGATCGCGCTCGGAAGTTGCGGCTGCCCGCCTCAGCGAATGGAAGCGTCGTCAGCAGCGCGACGGCGGCGTATCAGGGCAGACGCGGTCGAGTAGGAGGGAGGTGCGTTCCAGCAGGCAGGTCGAGGTGTCGTTGATTGTCGAAAGCGAAAGACAATAGTAGGAAAGCGAGGGtagtggtggtggtggtggtggtgtgGAGGAGGAGCACCAATCGGTAGTGCACAGTGGTGGCAGGAGATGGTCAGCAGCAGAGAATGGCAGAATGCGCACTCCACGACTGGCTGCGAGAGTTTCGTCAGTAGCGCGCCAGGCTAAGTTGTCCGATGACGCCGTCGAGTGTTTCGTGCCGCGGACGCTCTTCGCCTTCGCCTTGGTTCTTACCTCCTATGATGCTCCAACACGGCCCGGGCAGTACATGTAATTGGAAGCGAACGACTGTGGTGAAGGTGAAGATGGTgatggtggtggtggtggtggtggagCAGGTGACCGCAGCGTGTGTGTGATAATGATCATGAACAGTCGATCCTCCTTTCTCGTACCTGAAGGTACACGCTGGAACGTCGTAGCGTGAATGAGGCAGTGCACTGTGCTGGCCAATACGGCGAAGGCCCTGCCCTGCCAAGAACTTCCGGCCAAAGCAAATCTTCGACGTTCCGGGTCGGCAGCAACAGCAACAGCAGCAAGCTTGTTCCAAGTACAAGTGCTACAGTATTCCT
This genomic window from Fulvia fulva chromosome 4, complete sequence contains:
- a CDS encoding D-aminoacyl-tRNA deacylase, with product MKAVIQRVKSASVTVDGQLVSTIGKGLLVFAAIGKDDTAKEAESMASKVLKVKFWDGDDGKKWKQNVQDIDGDVLCVSQFTLLASTKKGNKPDFHKAAPPALGKELYDTFFNQVRKLYREDRVKDGVFQAMMDVGLVNDGPVGDSDPQGDDPAAFPLPPIALDYRSEDEVVTIEMETNPPEMRNPTNMEPLKEGHTTKTNVQKTFELPASLLE
- a CDS encoding Alcohol dehydrogenase, with protein sequence MPSFTVFKGQKGGKVVKSQVEKPELKGDQVLLRVTASGLCGTDLHYREADMGLGHEGVGVIEETGPGVTYLKKGDRVGWGYEHDSCGHCEQCLKGNETYCPERAMYGMADLDQGSFATHAVWREAFLFPIPDSLSDESAAPLMCGGATVFNALHAYNVQPTEVVGVMGVGGLGHLAIQFAAKMGCHVVVLSGSDKKKDEAFKLGAQEFIATKDVEEIKPSKPLNRLLVTTSAQPDWNKIVNAFGPGATIHPLSIDEGNFAIPYMQLLLNGLTVQGSVVASRYIHKRMLEFAALHKIEPIIEKFPMDEENINKVMDKLNKGNVRYRGVFVNQ
- a CDS encoding Flavin carrier protein 2, which codes for MRPSIPSLIPALLVALSPLTCAERLLTSTSLNPCQENSNFSATLFDVIFTPDNRTLAFDVNGVSSITGNVTIELVVLAYGLSLYKTTIDPCDSDDFQGLCPMNEGQINLNSNAEIPADSITRVPGIAYTVPDLDAKVQVYFNQTNSGTSVACVEAELSNGKTVDQKGVAWTIAVLAGLALVASAITSGLGHSNTAAHVAANAMALFGYFQSQAFIGMSAVSLPPIVASWTQNFQWSMGIIRVGFLQKLATWYQRATGGTPSTILTSLSSSSVRVEKRGLTGSADQAFNLMKRAAVKINNHILQARSNAGSSTNTDSSQQVVVRGIERVGFRAGIERTNIFLTGYIFFVIFVIFVLLGVVIFKFVCEGLTKAGRMKGDKFQDFRNGWTTVLKGILFRIVLIGYPQMVVLCFWEFTRIDSGAEVVLAVFTIFPMLAILGWAVLKVIRLANRSIAMHKNPAYILYSDPVSLNKWGFLYVQFKAAAYYFIGPVLIYLLVKGMFIALAQGSGVAQAIALVIIECLFLIAVCVLRPYMDKKTNAFNIAICVINFLSAIFLLVFSDIFGQPGIVTGVMGVIFFVYNAAFSLILLIIVGVASCFALFSKNPDTRYQPMRDDRGSFIKSQSQLTTELDALGATARGEGKHGEFNKGGARIEDDDDSWSGNSSDRTKVETGYGGYNSNIPRSPINSSAPAFPSDNGSQRHLPPYERTASMTSSQNRFRQQQNASPWQRGAGYD